Proteins encoded together in one Cydia pomonella isolate Wapato2018A chromosome 10, ilCydPomo1, whole genome shotgun sequence window:
- the LOC133521772 gene encoding alpha-1,6-mannosyl-glycoprotein 2-beta-N-acetylglucosaminyltransferase-like, with translation MGLQELMRKVEQTLAEAGHELLNEAEYPIVGNKMPVLVVLAGRRAARLQWLLASLADVTNIGDALLVISHSFYDEAVNELVKRVDYCRVLQLYFPYSVQLFPNRFPGAELNRSRAAAIAAEEKQHWWWTTSFLFNHYTLLDHKLGLALFLQEDDYVAPDLLHMLKYAQRAFKYHHEAEVISLGRPVTEADYSLLTVAPWQPPFESGLAFNLTFFKKLQASASYFCQYNDASWSYSLLSAFASWPRGYVDMIASMSPRVVSTREYASGREGAEKARGVFTKIFPMRVRVAYIATGDGRVSHPQLVPHGAGGWEDARDTMLCLDPFLMTTEQKQQGWDLTFAGSDV, from the coding sequence ATGGGGCTTCAGGAGTTGATGCGGAAAGTGGAGCAGACCTTAGCAGAGGCAGGGCATGAACTGCTGAACGAGGCTGAATATCCTATCGTTGGTAATAAGATGCCTGTACTAGTAGTTTTGGCAGGGAGGCGAGCGGCGCGCCTGCAGTGGTTACTAGCGTCTCTAGCGGATGTTACGAACATTGGTGACGCCCTTTTAGTGATTTCACATAGCTTCTACGACGAGGCAGTGAACGAGCTCGTCAAACGCGTCGACTACTGCCGAGTGCTGCAGCTTTACTTCCCATATTCCGTCCAATTATTCCCAAATCGTTTCCCTGGAGCAGAATTAAACCGTTCGCGTGCTGCCGCTATCGCTGCTGAAGAAAAACAACACTGGTGGTGGACTACAAGCTTTCTGTTTAATCATTACACTTTGCTTGATCATAAGTTGGGTCTAGCGCTTTTCCTTCAAGAAGACGATTACGTCGCACCAGATTTGCTACATATGCTCAAATACGCGCAGCGAGCGTTCAAGTACCATCATGAAGCAGAAGTTATATCACTTGGAAGACCAGTTACAGAAGCTGATTACAGTTTGTTGACTGTCGCGCCATGGCAACCGCCTTTTGAATCAGGACTAGCGTTTAATCTAACTTTCTTTAAGAAGCTGCAAGCATCAGCATCGTATTTCTGTCAATACAACGATGCTAGTTGGAGCTATTCGCTGCTATCTGCCTTCGCGTCCTGGCCGCGTGGTTACGTTGATATGATAGCGAGTATGTCGCCTAGAGTTGTGTCGACGCGTGAGTACGCTAGCGGGCGTGAAGGGGCAGAGAAAGCGCGGGGGGTCTTTACCAAAATATTTCCCATGCGTGTGCGCGTAGCGTACATAGCAACAGGCGATGGCAGAGTTTCTCATCCTCAGCTAGTGCCGCACGGGGCGGGGGGATGGGAGGACGCGCGTGACACCATGCTGTGTCTGGATCCGTTCCTGATGACCACAGAACAGAAGCAGCAGGGATGGGACTTGACCTTCGCAGGATCGGATGTTTAA